TAGGGCCAGTCCGCCACGGCCCTGTCATAGTTTGGGGCGTCGCCCGTCGATCGGGGGACGCTCTTTCTCGTCGCTCGCGAGCCCCTGCCGTGGCCCGCGAGCAGATCACTCGGTGAGCCCGTAGCCCCGTTTGAACAGCGCGAGGTCGACGGCGAGGACGGCAACGGCGGCCCCGGTGAGCACGAGTAGCGAGGTCGTGGGCTCGATCTCGGTGACGCCGATCATGCCGTACCGGACGCCGTTGACCATGTACACCATCGGGTTGAACAGCGAGACGGTCCGCCACAGCGGCGGCAACACCTCCAGCGAGTAGAAGACTGCGCCGAAGAACACCAGCGGCCGGAGGATGAACTGGTTCATCACCGTCAGGTAGTCGAAGTCGCTGGCCCACAGCCCGCCGATCACGCCGAGTCCGCCAAACAGCGTCGTGATGACCAGGACGAACGCAATCAGGTACAGCGGGTGAGCCACCGAGACCGACGTAAAGACCAGCCCGACGCCGACGATCAGCAGCGAGGTGACGATTCCCCGGAGGGCACTGGCCGAGACGTAGGCGGCGACGACGCTGCGATGGGACATCGGCGAAGTCGTGACGGCCTGGATGTACTCGTTCCAGCGGCCGTGGAAGATCGTGAACGACGCGTTCTCGAAGCTGTCCGAGATCGCGCCGAGGACGACCAGGCCAGGCAAGACGAACTGGATGTAGCTGACGCCCGCGATCTCGCCGATCCGACTGCCGAGGATGACCCCGAAGACGGCGAAGTACAGCGTGTTCGTGATGATCGGCGGCAGGAAGGTGTTGTACGGCCGCCTGACGAAGCGCAGCACCTCCCGACGCACGAGCGTCAGGAGTTGCGTGGCGGTTCGGTTCACGCGTCGACCTCCATCTCGACCTCGGTGTCGCCGCCGTGGTCCGCTCGCGTCATGTCGACGAACACCTCTTCGAGGGAGGCCCGGCGCACGTCGAGCGACGTGACGGTGTGGCCCGCCCCTTCCAGTTCGCGCATGATCGCCGGGGCGAGAGAGCTCCCGCCGGCCGCGGAGACGAGCAGCGTCTCGTCTTCCATGCGGGCGTCTCGCGCGCCCTCGACAGAGAGGGAGGGGGCGGTCGCGGGCGGCGATTCGAGGCCGATCTCGACCGTGTCGGTGCCCCGTTCCATCAGCTCGTCGGGGGTCGCGACCTCGACCTTCCGGCCGTCGTCGACGATCGCCACCCGGTCACAGAGGCGCTCGGCCTCCTCGATGTAGTGGGTCGTCAGCAGGATCGTCGTGCCGCCGTCGTTCATGCGGTTGATGATCTCCCAGAGGTCGTGGCGCAGCTGTACGTCGACGCCCGCCGTCGGCTCGTCGAGGATCAGCAGGTCTGGGTCCGACACCAGCGCGCGGGCGAGCATGAACCGCCGTTTCATCCCGCCGGAGAGCCAGTCGAAGCGAGTGTCGCGTTTGTCCCAGATGCCGACGGTCTTCAGGGCGTCCTCGGCCCGTTCCTCGGCCTCGGCCTCGGAGACGCCGTGGTAGCCAGCCTTGTGTTCGAGGACCTCGTGGATGGGGAAGAAGCGGTCGACGTTGTACTCCTGGGGCGCGAGCCCGATGGCGTCGCGTGCCTCGCGGTAGTCGTCCTCGACGTCGTGGCCGAAGACCGTCGCCTCGCCGCCGTCGGCGTCGACCAGTCCGACGAGCGTGTTGATGAACGTCGTCTTCCCGGCACCGTTCGGTCCGAGCAGGCCGAAGAACTCGCCGGACTCGACCGTCAGCGAGAGGCCGTCCAGCGCCTGCACGTCACCGTAGCGTTTCGTCAACTCGCGGGTGCGAATTGCGGGTGCAGTCATTACCCTCACCAGTCGTTCGAGGCGGTTAAGGGGCGTGAAACGATCGGTAGCGTAGATCGTACGCGACAGAACGACGGCGAAAGGAAGAGCGAGTTACTGGCCGAGACGTTCGCGGCTGATCCCGACGCCGGCCGGCGTGATGATGAGCTGGTCGTCGTCTTTCTGGACGATGTCGCCCCCGACCTCGTTGACGACCCGTTTGAGTTCGTCGGTGATGTGTTCCATCGTGCGGTCCTGCGTGCTGTGGCGCGTGATGTCGGCCACGACGATGTCACCGTCGTAGACGGCGTCTTTGATCTCGACGACGTCCTGTTTCTCGCCGATGCGTGCGATTCGGACCTGTCGGTCGACCTCGACCGCGTCGTCGAGGTCGTCGGCAGACAGTTCGACGTAGTCCTCGGTGGCCCGCGAAGAGCCCGACTCGCCCAGTATCTTGCTCATCAGTCCCATACCCACTGTGGGGGTCGCCGGTGGTTTAGGCTTTACGTCAGACGGAACGACTCGGCCACCGAGATATGGTAGTGTTCAGGTCAGCTGATTCGATGCGAAGCTGAATGATCTGAGCCAGTCGTCAGCTGTGTCTGGATCGACGTGGCTAAAACAGTTTGAGAGCGAAGAGGTTCGTCTTTTCACTTCTCGAAAGACACGTTCGACGCGATTCCGATTCCCATGCTCTTGGTATTTGAAGTCGAGACCGTGACGTGAACACGCGTCTTTCAACGGAGTCGCACCATCGGCGAGAAGCACGGCGTAGCACAGTCGTGTGATGGATTGCTGCCGGACCGGGATTCAAACCAACGTCGAGCACGGCGCTGGGAGGGCGAGACGAACCCCATCGGTGACCGTGGTCCGTGGTACACCGACCCTCGGAAGTATTATCCGTCCCCCTCTCATGCGTACAATCGCAATGGCAACCGGTACTGTTGATTTCTTCAACGACACGGGCGGTTACGGCTTTATCGAAACTGAGGACGCTGACGACGACGTGTTCTTCCACATGGAAGACGTGGGCGGCCCGGACCTCGAGGAAGGCCAGGAGATCGAATTCGACATCGAACAGGCCGACAAAGGCCCCCGCGCGACGAACGTCACCCGACTGTAAGTCGGTCGCTTTCGTCAGCGGTCTCGGAGTGCGCGCTCGGCCGTAATCGCCGTTCTGCGTCTCTCCGGCAATTTTCGTTTCTATGAACCGGCCAGCGACGCCGAAGCCGTTCGGTGTCTCACGTCCGGTTCGCCAGTGGACTTAACAGCGCGTCGTGAGATCGTTCGAACATGTCCGAACACGTCCGCGCGAGACTACTGGCGGGAAACCGGGCCCACGTCGAGAGCCGGCCGGCGGGCTACTTCGACGAAGTCCAGGAGGAACAACACCCGGCCGCCGTCTCGATCTGCTGTGCCGACTCGCGGGTCTCACAGGAGGGGATGTTCGACATCGACGGCCCCGGCTGGCTCTTTACGCCGAGCAACATCGGCAACCAGGCGTGGGACGTCGTCGACGGCCAGAAGGTCGTCAACGGCAATCTCCTGTATCCGATCGAGTACACCGGCACGAGGACGATCGCGGTCGTCGGCCACACCGGCTGTGGAGCGGTGACGGCGGCCTACCACGCTGGCACGGGATCGAGTCACAGCCACCCCAGCGGGATCGCGAAGTGGATCGACACGCTGGGTTCGGTCGTCGCGGACGGTCTGGAGGCCGTCGACACGGACGCCGACGAGGCGACCGTCGTCAACCGACTCGTCGAGTACAACGTCGACCGACAGGTCGCCTTCCTCCAAGAGGCCGAGGCGATCCCAGACGACGTGTCGGTGTACGGGTTCGTCTACGACCTCCACGGCGCGTACGACGGCCCGCGCGGGCGGACGTACCTCGTCAACGACGACGGCGAGACCGATCCGAAGGCAGTGCGGGCAGCGCTCGACGAGGGAGACGAGGAGTACGCACAGCGGCTCACTTCGTAGTCGGGCGCTCTGTCGTCTCGGCCGCGTCGGACCCGCGAGCGGCGTGTTCGTGGTGCCAGTACACGCAGCCGGCAAAGAGGAGGACGACGCCGACGAGGGGCGGCTGGGCGATCGAGAACAGCGCGCGTGCCGTGGCCTCTAGCGTCGCGGCGGTCTCGGCCGGGAGCGGTGCGACGACCAGCAACTGCTCGACTGACGGGTACGAGATGATCGCGGAGAGGCCGAGCGTCCCGGCGAGAAAGAGCCTGCGGACCCGCCCCGGCTGCAGGCGATAGAGGACGACCAGCAGCGGGTAGTACAGCAGCGAGTAGTAGAACGGCTCCAGTGGCAGGTACGCGAGCGCGGCCAGCAGCGTCGCGAGGAGCCCGACCAGCCGTCCGACCTCGGTCCGCAGGTCGCGAAGCGACGCCAGCACGACCGGGACCAACAGCACCAGCGCGACGGCAGCGAGCGCGTCGGGAGACAGATCCGGAGCGAGTGCAGCCAGCGGCCGCCGAATCGTCACGAACATCGCCGACGGATCGAGGCCACCGGAGAAGGCTTCTGCCTGCCGCTCGCCGGGGACGACTTCGGTAAAGAAGGTCCGCGTCGGCCCGACGCCGAACACGACCAGCCCGGCCGCGATCGTCCCGAGTCCGGTCGCGACCGCAGCGCCGACGGCACGCCAGGACCGCTGGGCCAGGAGCCAGAGCCCGACCACGGCCGGGAACAGCTTCACCGCCCCGGCCAGCGCGAAGGCCCCGCCGGCACGCAGCTCACGGCCACCCGCCAGCAGTCGCGCGCCGACGGCGATCGCCAGGGCCAACTGGAGGTTCACCTGTCCCATCACCAGCACCGGCACCGAGTGGATCGAGCCGAGGACGACTCCACCCACGAGCAGGCGGTCCCGCCGAGCCAGCGCGACACCGGCATCCTCGATGGCGC
Above is a genomic segment from Halomicrobium sp. LC1Hm containing:
- a CDS encoding ABC transporter ATP-binding protein produces the protein MTAPAIRTRELTKRYGDVQALDGLSLTVESGEFFGLLGPNGAGKTTFINTLVGLVDADGGEATVFGHDVEDDYREARDAIGLAPQEYNVDRFFPIHEVLEHKAGYHGVSEAEAEERAEDALKTVGIWDKRDTRFDWLSGGMKRRFMLARALVSDPDLLILDEPTAGVDVQLRHDLWEIINRMNDGGTTILLTTHYIEEAERLCDRVAIVDDGRKVEVATPDELMERGTDTVEIGLESPPATAPSLSVEGARDARMEDETLLVSAAGGSSLAPAIMRELEGAGHTVTSLDVRRASLEEVFVDMTRADHGGDTEVEMEVDA
- a CDS encoding carbonic anhydrase; this translates as MSEHVRARLLAGNRAHVESRPAGYFDEVQEEQHPAAVSICCADSRVSQEGMFDIDGPGWLFTPSNIGNQAWDVVDGQKVVNGNLLYPIEYTGTRTIAVVGHTGCGAVTAAYHAGTGSSHSHPSGIAKWIDTLGSVVADGLEAVDTDADEATVVNRLVEYNVDRQVAFLQEAEAIPDDVSVYGFVYDLHGAYDGPRGRTYLVNDDGETDPKAVRAALDEGDEEYAQRLTS
- a CDS encoding glycosyltransferase family 87 protein; translation: MTDDRRAVRATLAVTIVAGLVYLLAVPLLRPAQVAVATDVYYHAGTTLLAGGDPYAVTPPSHPTFHYIYPPLVLLAFVPHVLTGSPLGAYLLQTACNLVTAAVLAVVIVRAIEDAGVALARRDRLLVGGVVLGSIHSVPVLVMGQVNLQLALAIAVGARLLAGGRELRAGGAFALAGAVKLFPAVVGLWLLAQRSWRAVGAAVATGLGTIAAGLVVFGVGPTRTFFTEVVPGERQAEAFSGGLDPSAMFVTIRRPLAALAPDLSPDALAAVALVLLVPVVLASLRDLRTEVGRLVGLLATLLAALAYLPLEPFYYSLLYYPLLVVLYRLQPGRVRRLFLAGTLGLSAIISYPSVEQLLVVAPLPAETAATLEATARALFSIAQPPLVGVVLLFAGCVYWHHEHAARGSDAAETTERPTTK
- a CDS encoding ABC transporter permease; the protein is MNRTATQLLTLVRREVLRFVRRPYNTFLPPIITNTLYFAVFGVILGSRIGEIAGVSYIQFVLPGLVVLGAISDSFENASFTIFHGRWNEYIQAVTTSPMSHRSVVAAYVSASALRGIVTSLLIVGVGLVFTSVSVAHPLYLIAFVLVITTLFGGLGVIGGLWASDFDYLTVMNQFILRPLVFFGAVFYSLEVLPPLWRTVSLFNPMVYMVNGVRYGMIGVTEIEPTTSLLVLTGAAVAVLAVDLALFKRGYGLTE
- a CDS encoding cold-shock protein yields the protein MATGTVDFFNDTGGYGFIETEDADDDVFFHMEDVGGPDLEEGQEIEFDIEQADKGPRATNVTRL
- the sepF gene encoding cell division protein SepF, translating into MGLMSKILGESGSSRATEDYVELSADDLDDAVEVDRQVRIARIGEKQDVVEIKDAVYDGDIVVADITRHSTQDRTMEHITDELKRVVNEVGGDIVQKDDDQLIITPAGVGISRERLGQ